In Mycobacteriales bacterium, the genomic window GCCGCCCGGAACGCCTCGTTGACCTCTGCCACTGTCGCCGACTTGGACAGGTTGACCGACAGGTCGGTGATCGAGCCGGTCGGGATCGGCACCCGCAGCGAGTACCCGTCGAGCTTGCCGTCGAGCTCCGGCAGGACACGACCGATCGCCTTCGCCGCTCCGGTCGACGTCGGCACGATGTTCAGCGCCGCCGCTCGTGCCCGTCGGAGGTCCTTGTGCGGGCCGTCCTGCAGCATCTGGTCCTGCGTGTAGGCGTGGATCGTCGTCATCAGCCCCCGCTCGATGCCGAACGCCTCGTTGAGGACCTTCGCCATCGGCGCGAGGCAGTTCGTCGTGCACGAGGCGTTGGAGATGATCGTCTGCGAGCCGTCGTAGAGGTGTTCGTTCACCCCGAGTACGACGGTCAGGTCGTCGCCGGTTGCGGGCGCCGAGACGATGACCTTCTTCGCCCCGCCCTCGTCGACGTGCTTGCGGGCGACCTCCGCGTCGGTGAACAGACCCGTCGACTCGATGACGACGTCGACCCCGAGGTCCTTCCACGGCAGTGCGCCCGGGCCGCCACGCTCGGCGAGGCCGGTGATCTTCTTGCCGTCGACCGCGATGCCGCCGTCCACGACCTCGACCGCGTGCGGAAAGCGACCGAGCACGCTGTCGTACTTCAACAGGTGCGCGATCGTGGCTGCGTCACCGAGATCGTTGAACGCGACCAGCTCGATGTCGTGCCCGCCGGCCAGCGCCGCGCGGAAGTAGTTGCGTCCGATCCGGCCGAAGCCGTTGATGCCTACCCGGGTGGCCACGCTGCTCCCCTCGCAGTTTTCCGACGTCCGGAGGCTACCCGGCCCGGCCGCTAGCGAAGCCGGAGGGCCAGCTCACCGGCCGCGCGCATCACATCGATCGGCGCGTCCACGCCCGTCATGAGGCGAACCTGCTCGGCCGCCTGCTCGACGAGTAGCTCGAGGCCGCCCACGCTGCGCCCGCCTGCGGACTCCCACGCGAGCGCCGCGACGGTGGGCCACGGGCTGTACACGACGTCGAACCACAACCCTCTCGGCGCGGCGCCGCCGAAGCTGCCGGCGAGGCCGTCGGTCACACCCGCCGGCACGCAGGAGACGATGAGCTCGGCACCCACGACGCCCTGCGCCTCGGTCCACGGCAGGACGTCGAGGGTGATGCCGCACCGCGCCGCGACGTTGCGGACGTCGAAGACCGAGCCGGGGCGCCTCGCCACGACCACCGCGTCAGTGACACCGAGCTCGGCGAGGCCGGCCAGCGCCGAGCAGGCGGTCGCGCCGGCGCCGAGGATCCACACGTCGCCGCGCACCGCGCGCAGCCCGACCCGGTACAGGCTCGAGATGAAGCCTTGGACGTCGGTGTTGGCAGCGATCCAGCGGCCCTCGGGTCCGAACAGCACCGTGTTGGCGGCCCCGACGAAGTCGACCATCCCGTCGGTCGCGGCGACCATCGGCAGCACCGCGCGCTTGAGCGGCATCGTCAGCGAAACCCCCGCCAGCCCCTCCTCGTCGAGCGCGAGCAACCGGCTGAGCAGCCCCGCTTCGTCGCACTCGATCGCGCGGTAGCGCCATCCGACGAGACCGATCGCGTCGTAGGCCGCCTGGTGCAGAGCGGGTGACAACGAGTGGCTGATCGGCGAGCCGAGCACGGCGGCCCCGAGCCGCAACCGGGCGGTCACGAGACGCCGTTCGCGCGCGACTCGGCGACCAGCCGGTTGAACTCCTGCAGGTTGGTCGCGAACGCCGTGTGGCCGGCCTGGTCGATCGTCACGAAGTACAGGTACGGCCCGGTCGCGTGGTGCAGGACGGCCTCGATCGCCGCCTGACCCGGCGAGTTGATCGGCGTCGGCGGGAGGCCGGCGTACTTGCGGGTGTTGTACGGCGAGTCCAGCTGCAGGTCGGACGCGGTGAGCGGACCGTGGTTGGGGCCGAGCACGTAGTACAGCGTCGCGTCGGAACCGAGCGGCATCCCGTCATGCAACCGGTTCACGAAGACCTCGGCGATCTTCGAGTAGTCCTGCACGAGCAGGCCTTCCCGCTGCACGATCGAGGCGAGCGTGATCACGTCGTACTCGGACATACCGAGCTTTGCCGCACCTGAGGCGAGCTTGACCTGGGTAGCGGCCTGGTCGAAACGCGTCACCATCGCCGACAGCACCTGGGTCGCGGTCTCGCCGGGCTGGACCTGGTAGGTCGCCGGGAACAGGAAGCCCTCGACGTGGCCTTGCGCCCACGAGGGCAGGCCGAGCGAGGCCGGGTCGGCGAGCGCCGCCTTGAGAGCCGCTGCTGAGATCGGGGTGTCCGCGGCGATGCGGGCCACGATGTCGGCCGCGGTGAACCCTTCCGGGATGGGCACGGTGTAACTCACCAGCGATGCCGGGTTCAGCAGCAGCGCGAGGGCGAGCGAGGCCTTCATGTGGTGATGCAGCTTGTAGGTGCCCGGTTGGATCCCGCGCGAGGCCGGGTTCGCGTCGGCCGCCGAGGTGAACGCGCTGCTGCTCTTCACCACCCCGTCGCTGACCAGGGTATCCGCGATCGCCGACGCGCTGTCACCCGAGTGGACGACGACCAGCACCGTCCCCGTGCCGTCTCCCGAGTAGTCGGCACCGCTGCCGAAAACGCCGTTGATCAGCCGGGCGGCGATCACCACGATCGCCACGAGCACGAGCAGGACCGCGACGACGCCGACGCCCGCCGCACGGTGGCTGGTGCGGCGCTCGTGGATCGGCTCGTCCTCCATGCCGAAACCGAGCCCGCTCACGGCCACCCCGTCCGTCGAACGGCTGCGGAGCCGACGCTGCCCGCTCTCACGACGGACGTCCCGGACCGCGCTGCGCGTCGAGAGCGTGCTGGAGGATCACCACGGCGGCTGCGGCGTCGACCATCGACCGCGCCTCCTTCGCCCTGATCCCCGCCTGTTGCAGTCCGCGAGTCGCCTCGACCGTGCTGAGCCGCTCATCCACCATCCGAACGCTAACTGGCGCCACCCGCTCGGCAAGCACGGATGCGTATTCGCGAGCGATCTTGGCAGCCCTGCCTTCCTGACCGTTCATCGATCGGGGCAGCCCCACGATCACCTCCACGGCGTCGTGCTCGGCGACCAACCTCACGAGCTCGCCCAGATCACTCCCGCCGCGGTCGTCGCGGCGCAGCACGGCCAACGGCGTCGCCAGCACCCCGTCCGGATCGGACGCCGCAACGCCCACCCGCACACTGCCCACGTCGATGCCGAGCCGCACGCCCCGCCGCACTAAAGACGCCCACTGACCTCGGTCGCAAGCGCCGCCAGAACCTCGTCGAGCTGGCCGACGTCCGTACCGCCGCCCTGGGCGACATCGTCCTTGCCGCCGCCTCCACCGCCGAGCCGGCCAGCCATCGCCTTCGCGAACTCGCCCGCGCGCAGCCCGCGCTGGCGGGCCGCGTCGTTGGTCGCCACCACCACGACGGCTCGACCTTCCGAGACCGCGGCGACCGCCACGACGCCCGGTACGCCGGAGTCGAGCCTGCCCCTGACGTCGAGGGCCAGCCGGCGCAGGTCGTCGGCCGTCGTACCGTCCGGAGCCCGGTGGGCGACCACCAGGGCGCCGCCGGCCTGAGCGGCCTTGGCGGCAAGGTCCGCCGCGCCCGACAGCACCGCCGCCCCACGAACCCGCTCGAGCTCCTTCTCCAGCTCACGCACCTTGCCGACCACGGCACCTACCCGGTCGACGAGGTCCTCCGGGCCGACGTTGAGCAACCCGGACAGCTGCGAGACCAGCAGGTGCTCGCGCGCCAGGGACGTGTACGCGTCCGCGCCGACGAGACCTTCGACGCGACGCTTGCCGGCGCCGATGGAGGATTCGCCGAGCAGCTTCACGACACCGAGCTGCGACGACCGGTGCGCGTGCGTGCCACCGCACAACTCGCGCGAGTAGTCGCCTACCTCGACCACGCGCACCTGCTCGCCGTACTTCTCGCCGAACATCGCGATCGCGCCGAGCCGTTTCGCCTCGTCCTGGCTCGTGACGAACGCATGGACGTCGAGGTCGGCGAGCAGGACCGCGTTGACCTCCGCCTCGATGTCGCTCAACACGCTGTCCGGTACGGCGTTGGGCGAGGCGAAGTCGAACCGGAACCGGCCGGCGTCGTTCTGCGATCCGGCCTGGCTGGCGTGCTCTCCCAGCGCGCGGCGAATCGCCTGATGCACCAGATGGGTCGCGGTGTGGGCCCGCGAGATGGCGCGGCGTCGATCCGGGTCGACGCGGGCGTGCAGCGAGTCACCGACCCGAGCCTCGCCCGACACCACCCGACCGCGATGGACGATCAGGTCGCCGAGCGGACGCTGCGCGTCGTAGATCTCGACGACGGTCCCGTCGGCGAGCTCCAGGGTCCCGTGGTCGGCAAGCTGGCCACCGCCCTCCGCGTAGAACGGGGAGCGGTCGAGGACGACCTCGACGTCCGTTCCCGCGCCTGCGGCGGGCACCGGCGCGCCGGCCGCCAGCAGCCCGGCGAGCGTCGCCTCGGACTCGAGCGCCTCGTAGCCGGTGAAGCTGGTCGGGCCGCCGGACTCGAGCAGGCCGCGGTAGAGCGACAGGTCGGCGTGGCCCCCGCTCTTGCGCTCGGCGCTGTCCCGCTTCGCACGTTGCTGCTGCTCGGCCATCAGCCGACGGAACTCCGGCTCGTCGACGGTGAGGCCCTCTTCGCGGGCCATCTCGGTGACGAGGTCGATCGGGAAGCCGTGCGTGTCGTGCAGCAGGAACGCAGCATCACCCGGGACGACGGTGCCGCCGGCAGCACGCACATCGCGAGTGAGCCGCTCGAACATCGTCGAGCCGGCACGCAGGGTGGACAGGAACAGCTCCTCCTCCTGAGCCACCACGGTGCGGATTCGGTCGGCGCCCTCGGCGAGGTCCGGGAACGACGGCGCGAGGACGTCGCTCGTGAGGTCGGTCAGCTCTGCCATCACCGGCCGGTCGACGCCGAGCAGGCGCAGAGCGCGGATGGTGCGACGCAGCATCCGGCGCAGCACGTAGCCGCGGCCTTCGTTGCCGGGCGTGACCCCGTCGGACACCAGCAGCGTCGAGGTGCGCGCGTGGTCGGCCACCACACGCAGCCGGACGTCGGACTCGTGGGCCGCGCCGTACGCCGTCCCGGTCGTCTCGCTCGCCCAGTCGAGCAGTGGCCGCATGAGGTCGGTCTCGAAGATGTTGTCGACGCCCTGCAGCAGCACCGCCATGCGGTCGACGCCCATGCCGGTGTCGATGTTGCGCTTGGGGAGCTCGCCGAGCAGATGGTCGACGTAGCCGTAACCTTCGCCCTCGCCGCGCACGTACTGCATGAACACGAGGTTCCAGACTTCGAGGTAGCGCTCCTCGTCGGCGATCGGCCCGCCCTCGCGGCCGTATTCGGGCCCGCGGTCGAAGTAGATCTCCGAGCACGGCCCGCACGGCCCCGGCACGCCCATCGACCAGAAGTTGTCCTCGCGGTCGCGGCGTTGGACGCGCGTCTGCGGAACTCCGACCTCCTTGGTCCAGATCCGGTACGCCTCGTCGTCGTCGAGATAGACCGTCGGCCACAGCCGGCTCTCGTCGAACCCGAAGCCCCCGTCCGCGGTGCTCTTCGTGAGCAGCTCCCACGCCAGCGGGATGGCGCCCTCTTTGAAGTAGTCGCCGAAGGAGAAGTTGCCGGCCATCTGGAAGAACGACGCGTTACGGCTG contains:
- the gap gene encoding type I glyceraldehyde-3-phosphate dehydrogenase produces the protein MATRVGINGFGRIGRNYFRAALAGGHDIELVAFNDLGDAATIAHLLKYDSVLGRFPHAVEVVDGGIAVDGKKITGLAERGGPGALPWKDLGVDVVIESTGLFTDAEVARKHVDEGGAKKVIVSAPATGDDLTVVLGVNEHLYDGSQTIISNASCTTNCLAPMAKVLNEAFGIERGLMTTIHAYTQDQMLQDGPHKDLRRARAAALNIVPTSTGAAKAIGRVLPELDGKLDGYSLRVPIPTGSITDLSVNLSKSATVAEVNEAFRAAAAEGPLKGILRYSEDPIVSSDIVTDPSSCIFDAPITKAIGDQVKVYGWYDNEWGYSNRLADLTVLVGSRLS
- a CDS encoding shikimate dehydrogenase; this translates as MTARLRLGAAVLGSPISHSLSPALHQAAYDAIGLVGWRYRAIECDEAGLLSRLLALDEEGLAGVSLTMPLKRAVLPMVAATDGMVDFVGAANTVLFGPEGRWIAANTDVQGFISSLYRVGLRAVRGDVWILGAGATACSALAGLAELGVTDAVVVARRPGSVFDVRNVAARCGITLDVLPWTEAQGVVGAELIVSCVPAGVTDGLAGSFGGAAPRGLWFDVVYSPWPTVAALAWESAGGRSVGGLELLVEQAAEQVRLMTGVDAPIDVMRAAGELALRLR
- the mltG gene encoding endolytic transglycosylase MltG, giving the protein MSGLGFGMEDEPIHERRTSHRAAGVGVVAVLLVLVAIVVIAARLINGVFGSGADYSGDGTGTVLVVVHSGDSASAIADTLVSDGVVKSSSAFTSAADANPASRGIQPGTYKLHHHMKASLALALLLNPASLVSYTVPIPEGFTAADIVARIAADTPISAAALKAALADPASLGLPSWAQGHVEGFLFPATYQVQPGETATQVLSAMVTRFDQAATQVKLASGAAKLGMSEYDVITLASIVQREGLLVQDYSKIAEVFVNRLHDGMPLGSDATLYYVLGPNHGPLTASDLQLDSPYNTRKYAGLPPTPINSPGQAAIEAVLHHATGPYLYFVTIDQAGHTAFATNLQEFNRLVAESRANGVS
- the ruvX gene encoding Holliday junction resolvase RuvX; the protein is MRRGVRLGIDVGSVRVGVAASDPDGVLATPLAVLRRDDRGGSDLGELVRLVAEHDAVEVIVGLPRSMNGQEGRAAKIAREYASVLAERVAPVSVRMVDERLSTVEATRGLQQAGIRAKEARSMVDAAAAVVILQHALDAQRGPGRPS
- the alaS gene encoding alanine--tRNA ligase: MKTAEISGRFTRFFEERGHTRVPSASLIADDPTLLLVNAGMVPFKPYFLGHEPPPYPRAVSIQKCVRTADIDIVGTNSRNASFFQMAGNFSFGDYFKEGAIPLAWELLTKSTADGGFGFDESRLWPTVYLDDDEAYRIWTKEVGVPQTRVQRRDREDNFWSMGVPGPCGPCSEIYFDRGPEYGREGGPIADEERYLEVWNLVFMQYVRGEGEGYGYVDHLLGELPKRNIDTGMGVDRMAVLLQGVDNIFETDLMRPLLDWASETTGTAYGAAHESDVRLRVVADHARTSTLLVSDGVTPGNEGRGYVLRRMLRRTIRALRLLGVDRPVMAELTDLTSDVLAPSFPDLAEGADRIRTVVAQEEELFLSTLRAGSTMFERLTRDVRAAGGTVVPGDAAFLLHDTHGFPIDLVTEMAREEGLTVDEPEFRRLMAEQQQRAKRDSAERKSGGHADLSLYRGLLESGGPTSFTGYEALESEATLAGLLAAGAPVPAAGAGTDVEVVLDRSPFYAEGGGQLADHGTLELADGTVVEIYDAQRPLGDLIVHRGRVVSGEARVGDSLHARVDPDRRRAISRAHTATHLVHQAIRRALGEHASQAGSQNDAGRFRFDFASPNAVPDSVLSDIEAEVNAVLLADLDVHAFVTSQDEAKRLGAIAMFGEKYGEQVRVVEVGDYSRELCGGTHAHRSSQLGVVKLLGESSIGAGKRRVEGLVGADAYTSLAREHLLVSQLSGLLNVGPEDLVDRVGAVVGKVRELEKELERVRGAAVLSGAADLAAKAAQAGGALVVAHRAPDGTTADDLRRLALDVRGRLDSGVPGVVAVAAVSEGRAVVVVATNDAARQRGLRAGEFAKAMAGRLGGGGGGKDDVAQGGGTDVGQLDEVLAALATEVSGRL